In Canis aureus isolate CA01 chromosome 6, VMU_Caureus_v.1.0, whole genome shotgun sequence, one genomic interval encodes:
- the PIGC gene encoding phosphatidylinositol N-acetylglucosaminyltransferase subunit C, with protein MCAQPVTDTKEIKWQKVLYERQPFPDNYVDRRFLEELRKNIYARKYQYWAVVFESSVVVQQLCSVCVFVVIWWYMDEGLLAPHWLFGTGLASSLIGYVLFDLIDGGEGRKKSGRTRWADLKSALVFITFTYGFSPVLKTLTESVSTDTIYAMSVFMLLGHLIFFDYGANAAIVSSTLSLNMAIFASVCLASRLPRSLHAFIMVTFAIQIFALWPMLQKKLKACTPCSYVGVTLLFAFSALGGLLSISAVGAILFAILLVSISCLCPFYLIRLQLFKENIHGPWDEAEIKEDLSRFLS; from the coding sequence ATGTGTGCCCAACCTGTAACTGACACAAAGGAGATCAAGTGGCAGAAGGTCTTGTATGAGCGGCAGCCCTTTCCTGATAACTATGTGGACCGGCGTTTCCTGGAAGAGCTCCGGAAAAACATCTACGCCCGGAAGTACCAGTACTGGGCTGTGGTATTTGAGTCCAGTGTGGTGGTACAGCAGCTGTGCAGCGTTTGTGTTTTTGTGGTTATCTGGTGGTACATGGATGAGGGCCTCCTGGCGCCCCACTGGCTTTTTGGGACTGGCCTGGCTTCTTCACTGATTGGCTATGTTTTGTTTGATCTCATCGATGGAGGTGAAGGACGGAAAAAGAGCGGGCGGACCCGGTGGGCTGACTTGAAGAGTGCCCTCGTTTTCATTACTTTCACATATGGTTTTTCACCAGTGCTGAAGACCCTGACAGAGTCTGTCAGCACCGATACCATCTATGCCATGTCGGTCTTTATGCTCTTGGGCCACCTCATTTTCTTTGACTATGGCGCCAACGCTGCCATTGTATCCAGCACACTGTCCTTGAACATGGCCATTTTTGCCTCTGTCTGCCTGGCGTCGCGCCTGCCCCGGTCCCTGCATGCTTTCATCATGGTGACATTTGCCATCCAGATTTTTGCCCTGTGGCCCATGTTACAGAAGAAACTGAAGGCATGTACTCCATGCAGCTACGTGGGAGTCACGTTGCTTTTCGCATTTTCAGCCTTGGGAGGTTTACTGTCCATTAGTGCTGTGGGAGCCATCCTCTTTGCCATTCTGCTGGTTTCCATCTCTTGTCTCTGCCCTTTCTACCTCATTCGCCTgcagctttttaaagaaaacattcatgGGCCTTGGGATGAGGCTGAAATCAAAGAAGACCTGTCCAGGTTTCTCAGCTAA